A window of Fusarium falciforme chromosome 1, complete sequence genomic DNA:
TTCCATTGCTAGTATAAACAGGATGACTTACCATTGGTCGACTTCTGGACAATCTCGACGATCTCATTGGCGTGGATCGAGAGCTCGTTCTCCCGCTGGGCCGCAAAGTCGTACAGAACCTTGGCCAGGATCTTGGGGGGACTTGCTGGTCGTGCAGGGGCAGCagggggaggaggtggtggaggtgcACGCCCAGCACCGCTAGCATTGCGGGTATGGTTTGAGATGGAGTTTGCAACCGCAGCGTGCGCGTTTTGTGTCGACACGGGACGATGGGGGACAGTGACGGGACCTTGGGAAGCGGCAGCGGGgatggcggcagcagcagtgaCAGCAGCTGGTGGTTGAGGAGTAGGTCGTGAGCCCGCTCCAGGTCGAGGCTTGGCCGTTCGGTTGCCAGTGAGTCGAGATGGTCGACCGTTGGGACCTCCGGGCTTGATCAACTTGCCTCGAGTGATAGGTCGAGGGGGTACTGGCTTGCCCTTGGGAGTGGGCTTCGAGACCGAGTTTGGTGGCTCACCAGGTTGTGTGTGGATGCCACCACTCTTGTAATAGTCGACTGGAAGCTGGGAATCCTTGAGAACCTTGACCTGCTGCATCTTGCCTGGCTTCTTGGCGTATTCGATTGTGTCACCGATCTTGAGGTTGAAACCTCCAGGCATTACCCGCTGCATCTGAGTAAACAGTTCAGTCTTGAACACACAGTTCATCAGAGGATCCGGTTCCTGTGGAGAGCCAATGCCGAGTGAGAACCAGTCATCACGAGCCGCCGAGGCTCCAATGAACTTGATCGCGCCCAGAGGCACAGACTTTTCAGCCGAGATATGGGGCTGACCATTGACGAGGGCTTGGGCAATGATATAGAACTTGCTGTTTGTAACAACAATGATACGCGGGCTGGGCTTGCTGGAACGACCGAACTTGGCTTCCAGGATCTCAGCTCGGCAAGAGAAGATGGTCTTCTCGTTTGAGCCAATGCCAGCAGCATTGCGGATCTGCGCTCCAGGACCATTGGTAGCATTGATGCCCAGATAGTCGCCGAGGAATCTTCGGGAACCCAAAAGACTCATACGACGTCTCTCCTTGCGTCCTCCGAGAACCCGGTGGCCCTGGTCTCGAAGTTGCAAGTACTCGGCTCCAGTTCGCTTCTTCCTCCAGAACCTCTGGATTCGAGTAGCAGATTCGGCTCGGTAGGCAAGATAGGCTCTCCACATGCGCTGGATTCGTGTGGCCATGTTATGCCAGTATCTATCTCTCATGTGCTCAAGGGCAAAGAGAGTTTCAGGAGCCTTGATGAATGCCTTGGTGACTCCCATCTGCCACTCTTCCTTAGGGATGCTGGTATCCTTGAGAATCTGCTTGACAGCAGCCTCGGTGGTACCGTCCCAAGTGTATTCACCAGCATACGATGTAGCAGGTGACAAGAGGAAGAATCGGTCAACAAACTTGTCGAATGCTTGACGGTAAGCGAAACCGGCTCGACGAATGCGAACGTTCTCCTGAAGACCAAGATACTTGATTTGATGAAGAACATTGGGACCGTTGTACTCAGTGGGCGACTTGTTCTCGTTCGGCTTGATGGTTCGGATATATGAAGGCTGGCACTTCATCAAAGTATCGACCAGGGCATTCGCAGACGTTCGGATACGGTCACCAGCCGAGGGAGGCTGCTTTCGGTTATCTTGATCAACCGGGCGAGGGAACAGGGTATGGACGAATTGGTTTCCGCTGTGCTGGAACAGGTTGAGCAGACCCTTGAGGAGCTGATCCTTGTTCTTATCCGTAATACCATCCACAGTATAGGTGACATCACCAGCGTAgtgcttgatgatgaagttTCCTTGACGGGGGGTAAGATGGGCGTGCGACATGCCGTTGATACTCTGCATAAAGGTTCGGTCGCAAGCTGCCGGATCAGCGTGCGCAGTCTTGGTGGCATCCTTCATGGCGGAGAAGATGCCTGGTGGTCGGATCTGCTCGATCAGGTCACACACAACCTTGTTGTCAAAGTACTTGATTGGCGTCCATTGAATCTGCTCCTTCGCGTACTCGTCTTGCTCGGCCTTGAGAGTGAGCTGGATAAAGATCTGCTGCAGCTTCTCGTTGACGTAGTTGATACAAAGCTGTTCGAAACTGTTCTTTTCGAAAATCTCGAAGCCGTAAATATCCAGAATACCGATCGTGTTGCTAGTTGGCTGTCGGGCCTTAAGAGACTTGTTGATGCGCTCGACAATCCAGTCGAACAGATTGCTGTAAATGGCCTTGGCTAGCGCATCTCTTGTAGCCAATGCCTGGGCCGGGTTCGCAGGCGATTCGATAACCTCGCCGTTTCGAGGAGTCAGAATTCGGATCgtgatggcgttgatgagctgCTCGGGGGTGACCTCCATGAGGTAGGCGGCGAAATCCACCACGGATCTATCAATCACCTCGGCATAACCACTCTGATCCTCCTGGAACTGGATGTTTCCAATCCACAGAATGGCCGCAAGCATGCGGAAGATCTCGTCTTGCTCGGGTTGGCTGAGGCCAATAATCTTCATGGCGTTGAGCGTGTCTTGGAATTCGGCGAGATCGTCGATGCCGTCGACGTCGAAGCATTTTGACCGGCTCGTGTAGACGTACGTCTCGGGTTTCTGGATGCCAAAGGTCTCTCGGTACTGCTGCGAAGCGCCCTTTGTGAATTGGTAAAAGATGTGGAAGTTGCGCTCGTTTGTAATCTGGCCCACCACTCGCGTCTTCTCCAGGAGGTAGTTTGTGATGTCGGCGCCCACGGGTTCGCCCTGAGCGTTAAAGTAAATTTGTAGGTATTTGCCGAATCGCGACGAGTTGTTGTTTCGCAGTGTCTTGGCGTTTCCAAACGACTCGAGCAGGGGGTTGGTTGCCAGCACCATGTCCTTGATCTGCTTGATGTCTCCCGACTCTCCACCAGACACGCTGGCGATGTACTGCATGATGCGCTTGGCGGCCTCGGTCTTGCCAGCGCCCGACTCTCCCGAGATGATGACGCACTGGTTATCATTGTAGGCCTTCATGTTGTAGTATGCGGATTCGGCGATGGCGAAGACGTGCGGCGGCATCTCGAGTCGGTTCTTGCCCTTGTAGGTGTCGAGGACCTGGTCGGTATAGATGCCCAGGTCCCGGAAGGGGTTGACCGAGACCAACACATGGCCGATATAGGTATAGATCTCGGCGCCCTCGAATCGCTTCTTCAGGTTttcgttgatggcctcgttggACACTTTGCTCAGCAGGGTCAGATCGGAGACACcgatctccttcttcttggtggtcTCGAAGGTAgccttcttgggctttgCGCTGCCGCTTGCGCCAGCCGCGGCCCCGGCGCGGGCGTCCTTATTCTTGGGACGTCTTGATATTCCCTGCGCAACGGGAGCAACGGTCAGCAAAAGAGGCGCCACCGGAGGGGTTGTTGGCACCTTACCATGATGTGCAGGGGATTGGGGGGagaggggggaggaggaggaggaggaaaggtAACCAGATAGGCGATAGTTGGTTAGACGGGCATCAGAGGATCGATCCCGTGAGAAATAAGCGAAGGACTCCGGTAGGATGGGTCGGAGAGAAAGATGCGATGTTTTTTTCCAAAGGAAACGCTGGAAGCTTTGATGTGGCTGGAGTCGAGATTGTGTTCAGCGATGATCTGGTGCCTGACGGGAGGTGACGAAAACGCCGACGATTTTCCGCCCAGCACAGCCCCCTACTGTCGCTATCTTACGCAACAAGTGGCGGGGGACAGGCAACGGTTATTCACTTTTTTTTCGCTGGGCTCCTTGATGAGCCTTGATATCCACGTATCCACGGGTTTGTCTCCGAATACGCGGCATTCAGAGTCCGAAACTTGAAATGAGTAATTATTCACAGAGATGTTTGATGGCCTAACATTGCTGTTGTTGGATGTCTACCTACTGCAGTATTACCGTAGTGCTGTCCTTATCATGCATCAAAGTCTTACAACGAATAACAACATTTCCGTTTCTACCAAGTCCAGCTCGTGTGTCGTCATCATACGTGCCAGAACCGGCCTCGTCGGGAAGAAAGGGTCGTCTCAAGTCTCTGCCCGCCTCTAATGTCTGTGCCTAATAATAAACGACTCCACCTGTCTCCCTGGCTGCTGGCCATCAATCTTGGTAGATCCTTCACAGGGATATATTGCTTATGTTAGTTCGGCTTCCAGAAAATGTGTTTCTGGATCCCAAGCTGTAAATCAACAATGGTTGATTGCGATTCAACTGATATGGTGATGGTTGGCTGCTTGCCGTATTAGGCAGGTAGAATAGTTCAAGCGAGAGTTGGTTTCGATTGTGTTGAAGCAAAGCACACAATTATCGGCCAAATCAACAATTCTTTGCACTCAACAAGAGGCATTCATCCCATTGCAACACACGTGCCAAAACCAGGATCCTTGATTACATACATTACCTTCCAAGTTATGATGACGTTGTTCGCAGGGTATCTCTAGAGCAACAAGGTGGTGTCATGAAACCGCATGAATCTGGACACGGCTGAGTTGTAGGGTGACACATGGCTCCTCTGCTGGGACGACATCAATAACGCCAGGAAGTAACTCAATGCCATTTCTCTTTATGCAACTCATCCATTGTTGATCAAGCGGCCCACTCGCCTCCAGGAACAGCTCCATCGTCTTCGGCATCAAGCGCCTTGGCTTGCGTCCCCATCCCCGCCAAACAAGCTCCAACCCGCCAAAAGCCTCGCTACAGCGCTCTTATCCAAGTTGTTAGGGCTCTCTACGGAGGAAAATACGCCCGTTCGAGTGGCTTCACAAGAGGGCTCGTCAATGACTGGTCGCCAATCCCTGCCCTGTGACGCAGGCCAGTCCCTTGGTTGCGGGGTAGCAACCGCATGCCCACTGGCGTGCTGTGGTGATCGCGCGGGACATCCCATCCCAGCTCAGGTGATGATGAGCACCACAGACGGAACATGGCATTAAAAACATGGCCTGGCTGCCGTATCAACGGCCCATTCTGAGACCTTAGCTTGAACGTTGGGTGAGATACATAACACCACTACATCCGCCATCTGAGACTTGTttactctcttctcttctccatcttcattcAACTTACAACAACACAATACACTGAATACTTCACATCACCATTGAACTCACTCACATCCGCAATGGCCGACACTACTGAGCAGCAGCCCCAGCTGGTTGACGAGACTCCCATCTCGCCCATTCGCCCCAACCAGGAACGGAGAAACTCCCTTGAGGACCACCTCAAGCACCGCCCCGATCGTGCCGAGCTCGTCGAGAGTGAGAAGCCCAGACCTACCAATCCGGCATTGCCCACGTAGAGCCTTGCTGACACGGCCCCCAAACAGAAAACATCCTCCCAGCCTCGACCGCGGCGCCAGGCCTCCTGGCGCACCAGAAGGAGGTGAGTCATGACAAGACAATCCAAGCCCTCTTGCCCAGCCCAGTTGCCTTTTCTTTGTTGAAGAGCCACCATCGCTGACGTAGCCCCACCACGCGCAGCTCCAGAAGCACATGCTCGAGGACAAGCTCAACGACAAGATCTCGCACCGCCCAGACCCCGAGGccctcatcaagaaggacaTTTTGCACGATGACCCTCGCACCACGGGTCAGGACGAGGCTGCCAAAAAGTACgaggaggccatcgaggacgaGTATGCCAAGCGCGAGGGTGGCGCCTGAGCATGATGTCATGCGACGGGGTCATGAGCCTCGGCGCTCATGATACCCAAACCCATGGGGCTCGGGACGAGTGAAATGATTTTTCAAACTTTTGGGCAGGCATGTTAACAATATGGGACGGGACTAAGTGGGCGCTTTTCGGCTGCAGCCGGTCATTTTGGCCGGTCTTGTAATTATCATGGGAAATCCTCGAATTATTCTAGCACTAAACACAGAAACCGACTTTGAGTGTGACGGGCAGACCCTGGACTCAGCATTGTGATTGGCCGTGACTCTGATGCATGGAAAGTGGAATCACGACTATTAGAAGCCACTTCTCATCCATCCCCCTTGTGAAAATCACAGCGGGGAGAATGCGCATGCTCcggagatggtggaggaggagtgcGGGCAAGACGGGATTGAGCATCAAAAAGGCAGACCCCTGCCGACAGTTGGGCTGCAGGTACCGGACGGGAGGGAACCCAATGCCCCAGATATAGCAACGCCCAACCCTTCACACCATCATTCACAGGATACCCTTGAACCCTTtgcagaggaagagagagaaaaaaatcAAGGAAGAAGCAATTTAGATCAAGGGGTACGGGGAGGGGTGAAACAAGACGGAGACGCGGTTGGCTTGCAAGAGCAAAAAATTGAAATTTGTTTCATGCTCGTCGGACCAGGCCGACGGGCTGAAAACCCAATCTGATCTCGTAGAAGACAAGACAGAGAGATTGAGGGTGCCAGGGCCCCAGCCCTTCTAGAAGTAAGTCAGTGCAGACCCCGAGGGTCGCGCTGAAGAAGTGTACATGTGAGTGTATCCGTATACCCGTCCACCCATAACCAACAAAGTAAAAATCTTGTTCCAGTCCCAAGATCCTGCCCAAAGCCCACAACTTGAAGGTGGCTGTCGAAAAAATTCCCATGCCCAGTTGAGTTGTCCGAATCGCCAGTCGCTTAATGATACATCGCCACGCTGCGCATAATCCTGTTCGATGACCCCCTAAAACGCCGGTCCGTGCTGTATCCCATATCCTTTACATGTGTATCGCAGTCAAAGAGTCGCAGAGaacaaaggaaaagaagagtcGAGAATGCTCAAGATCGAGAGTAGCTGTTGGAGTAGGTCGGGCTGGGCGAGTACTGCTCGAAACCGACTTTGTGGTGGTTGATGACGGTGTTTCGTCCAGACTTGGCGACTTGAGTGGTGTGCTTGTCTGCGTTGATGGTTAGTGTGGGGCCGAGCGGCATTGAGCCCGGAGGCCCGGGGAGATGATGAAACTCACCAGCACCATACTCGCGGTACTCGCCAGGGGAAAGTGACCGAGGGGTTGAGTCTGTCGAGGAGACATAGGATCCAGATGAGTAGCTGTAGGAGCTGTGGATGGAAGGCTCCTTGGAGCTCTGGTGGATCTGGACTGTATAGGGGGCGCTCATGATTGCGGTTTTGAGTattgttgttggtgttgtgtgAGCTGGAGAGTCTTGCACCGTGAGGCTTTGTTGCGTGTAAAACTTTGTCAAAAGAGACCAAGAGTTGTTTGGATGCTGGAGGCTGGAGATTGGAAGTGTCTGGTGAGGATAAAGGGGATATTCCAGCTGTGACGAGGAAGGGGGTCTATATGTAGTTGAAGTCCATGGCGATGCAGCCGACAGTACGTACTCTACCATTCCCTCAGGACAAGTGGATTTAACCCAAGCCCTGACTGCCTGGGGAACAAGGATTGCCAGGCAAAGCGCAAGGCAACTCCTGGACGGTTGGTAGATGGAACCTGAGGGAGTGAGTCAAGCAGAGGCCACACGAGGAACCGCGCGCTGGCAGGCTCCCGGGTCCGGCACGATAGCGGCCATCTACGATGAAGGACTGGGGGGGGAAGGGGACCAGGGGCGTGTAGTCGGGGTGCAGGACGATGGGGCGTAGGCAAATCATTGGGCATCGAGTGGCTGTCAAGGGCGATGAGAAACAAGGGACCAGAAAGAAGGATCCTGGTATTCAGAGCTTCCAAAGGCACGGGACATGTCTCGGTGGCAAAAAAGCTGTCAAGTGAAGCTTGGGTGACGCTGGTCGCTGGGACGGGGCGGAGCCATTCAGAGCGAATGAGCAACCCGGCGCAAGGCAGGGCAAGGCAAAGCCCCACGGCGTGTGCGAGCGAGTGAGCGGCAGCCAAAAGAAGCTGGGAAAGGAAAATCAAAATAGACGAAACAGGACAAGGAGGAAAAGGGTCCGTTGTTGCCTGTAATTGGGGGCCACAGAGTTCGCTTGTCTCGGTCGAAGTTCTTGGTAAGGGCCTGTGAGACCCTTGGTAGGACAAAGGGCTTATTTTTTTCACGGTCATGACTGAGACACGTGAGAAAGCATCTTTGAAGTGACTGCATGAGATCCCTTGATGCCGCAGCAAGCCATCGCAGGCACAAGGCACCAGCGCAAGCCCAGCCGTGACACCAGCCTCTGCCTCGCATCAACCGGCAAATCCAGGTACCGTTGCCTTGGGttccatggatccatccacACATCGTCAGTTAATTAATATCGGCGGAGGATGGGGCGTGCAGGCTCGTGAATCTACCTGCTCTATCTGTCATTCCAATCTCTGTCTCGCAAATCTATTGCGGACGGACTAATTTTTCCcctattttctttttcttgccCCTTTGGGCTCTTGCTCCCCTTTGAGGCTGGCCTCGACTTTTGTCGCAACTGGCATCGCCCTTGCTCAACGTCCCGGCTCGTTCCATTCAGATAGATTCGTCGATGCCCAAACCGAGGTGTGTGTGGGCGAGAGGGCCCGAGCCTATCGAGGACGCGAATACTTCCCAGCCGGGCGGAAAGGGGGGGAGGGAGGATGATTAATCGCTGTCTCATTGCTCCTAAGGGGAGGGAATATCATGATCAAGGCGAGACAGGGCCGTGAAGCGTTTGAAGCGCTTGGTCCAGGGCCTCTCTCGCTCAGGTGGATCTGACACATGCAGGCTCTCTCGgtgccatcccatcccagcACAGGGTCAAAGAGCCGTGGGCCCGTCTTGCTGCATCTCTGCTGCAGGAACTGATGTGACTACTCGGCTGCAAGAATGACGATTAGCTGGAGCCCTACACCCTCGCGCCCTACACGTCGTCACGCGCGGCGAGTCAACCGATGCTCCAGCGCTCCAGCCGCCCCAGGCTGTTGACGGTGTTGTGCTGCGCagagggatggatgggcggCTGGACCCGGCAGTGGACGCTGTCACATCGAACCTGTCAAACATCACCACCCAGTGACGTCGCGATGTTTGAATCTACCACAGCCTTCCCGGTGACTAGTCGGACAAGGCCGGCTTGGGTATTTCCTTTTTACGCCTCACCTTGGACAGCGCTCGTGTCGGCTGCAGCCAATACAACGCAGCATCACAGCAAAGCGTCGTGTATTCGTCATGGGTCACAAGGGAGAAGCAAAATGGTTTCGCCTCGTCGCCCTGCCAGACAACAAAGCTGCGCAAAGCAAGGCGTCAGATTGGCGACAGCAGTGGTGTTGACGCGGTCAACGTGACTGCATACCCAGGGCGTGTTTGGCATCGCAACGTTGTCTCCATGGATGGGCCCTTGCaaagatgctgctgctgcgtcCTGCGCCCTGCCCGCTCATGACGGGATCCGGTCCTGCAGTCCTCCCCAGGTTCCGAATGGAGATAAAGATACGGACGGGATGGGACAACCTAGCGCCAGATCGGGAGCTGCGACTAGGGGCCATTGGCCAATGACTTGGCCAGCTGTCCCAGGCTGGGCTTGGACCCTGCTATGACGCTGTTGCTTGGCTGTTTATAGGGGCCAGCCCAGCGCAGAGGTCACGCTGTAGAGTTTAGGTTGGCTGTCCTCTGGACGAGCCACGTCGCCGCGACTGAGAGGCTCCTCTCTGGTCTCAAGGGGgaaccatccatccacccaaCAACCTCGCATCGCACCGCCTTCCCCTCCAAACCAACCACACCCTTCGACGTCACAAGCCTCCAGATTCAGGCTTCTCAACGTCTTCCACGCCGACCTTCCACTTCTTCCATtgcccctccctccccgtcTTCATACCCGAAGTACTGTACGCATCGGTGCTGACCCCGCCCGAACCGCCACCATGAAAGCCGCCCTGATCCTGTCTGTTCTGGCCTCTGCCGCCGTTGGCGTTGTcgccgaggagctcaagattgACGTGACGCTGCCCGTCGTCTGCGAGCGCAAGACCAAGAACGGTGACAAGATCCATATGCACTACCGTGGCACCCTCGCCGCCGACGGATCACAGTTCGATGCCAGTAGGTCACCCTCCACCTTGCATCGCCCGTTGCGACAGCTGCGCTACGCAAATCAAATACTAACTCGGACACACAAGGCTACGACCGGGGCACTCCCCTCGTCTTCAAGCTTGGTAGCGGCCAGGTTATCAAGGGGTTCGTGTTTGCCTCACCGTGATGCATTCGAGCCCGACGCTGACAGATAATCAAAGATGGGATCAGGGTCTCTTGGACATGTGCATCGGCGAGAAGAGGTAGGTGAAGACACAACGCATTGTTGGCGATGTTCCCATTGTTGACCCCCTGACTTAGGACTCTGACCATTCCCCCCGAGTTCGGTTATGGCCAGCGAGCCATTGGCCCTATTCCCGCCGGCTCGACCCTGAGTACGTTAATCCCCCTCCTTCTCGCCTCATCTTTGGCGCCTAACACTTTGTGAACCTATAGTCTTCGAGACGGAGCTCGTTGGCATCGATGGCGTCCCCAAGCCCGAGAAGATCGAGACCAAGGTTGTCGAGAAGGCCGAGTCTGCCGCCGACAGCGCTGAGGAGGCAGCCGAGTCTGCTACCGAGAAGATTGCCGAGAAGGTCGCCAGCGCCGTCGCTGAGGCTGCCGACGCCGCCAAGACCATCCTCGCGGATACCGATGACGCCCCCGTTCACGAGGAGCTGTAATGACCATGTACACGACCATATCGCTCTTGCATACCCCATCTTAGGTGTAAAACTTGAAGAAAAAAACCGGAGCCCGTCACTATCGACGTCGTTCTGCTTCTACTTCCTAGGAGGCCCCACGCTGGGCATCGCCAAGCAGGTGACTGTTGGCCGCAGCTACATGGCCGTCCGGGGCATGTAGCGATGGTCTGCATGGATGACAGCAGGTTATGCCCGTAGATCGCGACAACTCGGTGATGTCATGTCATGATACCTCTGCTGTTGCGGATAAGAGCGGTCAATGGGTCCGGATATGCAGTTGGAGCCACGGCTTTCTGATTTCCGAGGAATTGAATCTCTATCACATACTGAGATACGCCGTGCGACCCCAGAGCCGG
This region includes:
- a CDS encoding Myosin-1, which gives rise to MGISRRPKNKDARAGAAAGASGSAKPKKATFETTKKKEIGVSDLTLLSKVSNEAINENLKKRFEGAEIYTYIGHVLVSVNPFRDLGIYTDQVLDTYKGKNRLEMPPHVFAIAESAYYNMKAYNDNQCVIISGESGAGKTEAAKRIMQYIASVSGGESGDIKQIKDMVLATNPLLESFGNAKTLRNNNSSRFGKYLQIYFNAQGEPVGADITNYLLEKTRVVGQITNERNFHIFYQFTKGASQQYRETFGIQKPETYVYTSRSKCFDVDGIDDLAEFQDTLNAMKIIGLSQPEQDEIFRMLAAILWIGNIQFQEDQSGYAEVIDRSVVDFAAYLMEVTPEQLINAITIRILTPRNGEVIESPANPAQALATRDALAKAIYSNLFDWIVERINKSLKARQPTSNTIGILDIYGFEIFEKNSFEQLCINYVNEKLQQIFIQLTLKAEQDEYAKEQIQWTPIKYFDNKVVCDLIEQIRPPGIFSAMKDATKTAHADPAACDRTFMQSINGMSHAHLTPRQGNFIIKHYAGDVTYTVDGITDKNKDQLLKGLLNLFQHSGNQFVHTLFPRPVDQDNRKQPPSAGDRIRTSANALVDTLMKCQPSYIRTIKPNENKSPTEYNGPNVLHQIKYLGLQENVRIRRAGFAYRQAFDKFVDRFFLLSPATSYAGEYTWDGTTEAAVKQILKDTSIPKEEWQMGVTKAFIKAPETLFALEHMRDRYWHNMATRIQRMWRAYLAYRAESATRIQRFWRKKRTGAEYLQLRDQGHRVLGGRKERRRMSLLGSRRFLGDYLGINATNGPGAQIRNAAGIGSNEKTIFSCRAEILEAKFGRSSKPSPRIIVVTNSKFYIIAQALVNGQPHISAEKSVPLGAIKFIGASAARDDWFSLGIGSPQEPDPLMNCVFKTELFTQMQRVMPGGFNLKIGDTIEYAKKPGKMQQVKVLKDSQLPVDYYKSGGIHTQPGEPPNSVSKPTPKGKPVPPRPITRGKLIKPGGPNGRPSRLTGNRTAKPRPGAGSRPTPQPPAAVTAAAAIPAAASQGPVTVPHRPVSTQNAHAAVANSISNHTRNASGAGRAPPPPPPPAAPARPASPPKILAKVLYDFAAQRENELSIHANEIVEIVQKSTNGWWLAKNQQTEQQAWVPAAYVQEQAPPAPRAPPAPPRAKPTPPQPPAKRPAANRKPAELQQRDSGMSLNTLNGSTGSRSSTPTPSLGGSLADALLARKNAMQREKEDDDDW
- a CDS encoding Peptidylprolyl isomerase, whose protein sequence is MKAALILSVLASAAVGVVAEELKIDVTLPVVCERKTKNGDKIHMHYRGTLAADGSQFDASYDRGTPLVFKLGSGQVIKGWDQGLLDMCIGEKRTLTIPPEFGYGQRAIGPIPAGSTLIFETELVGIDGVPKPEKIETKVVEKAESAADSAEEAAESATEKIAEKVASAVAEAADAAKTILADTDDAPVHEEL